aatcattataaaacatatcagagatattattctgaaatggaccaatcaaacaacgactacttttactgtcgctactttaagtacatttagatgagagtacttctactttcactggaggaacatttagaatacttttactgtgacagagtattcctacactctggtacttctacttttactcaagtacaagatctgagtacttctacttttactcaagtacaagatctgagtacttctactttactcaagtacaagatctgagtacttctacttttactcaagtacaagatctgagtacttctacttttactcaagtacaagatctgaatacttctacttttactcaagtaccagatctgagtacttctacttttactgaagtacaagatctgagtacttctacttttactgaagtaccagatctgagtacttctccctaCTCTTCAAATGGTTTAAGTGCCGTTCCAAACCAACTAGAGGAGAGTGGGAGTTATTAAACTCCAACATCCTGACCTGGCCACCTGCCCGACCTGACCGTGTGCAACTTTTTGATTTGGGTTCCTCATGGAACACAATGTGAACCAATAGTTCTGCACAAAGTAAGACATAGACATTTTATAagtatatatcattttttacttGGATCACTTACTACTGctgtatttctttgtgtctgGAAAAAGGGTACAGGTGTTCATTTGATTGTAAATTGTTCtctatttcagaaaaaaacaatttcaaaataaaatggtgcCAACAGTTTCAGGAGTTTTATTGTAATTTGTTCAATTTCGTACTGTGACACTGTTTCGATAACCTTAGCTTGCTACTGTATTCACACCCTCCTCCTTAAAGGATGAGCCTGATTCAGCTGACAGAACTGGAACTTgtttggtgggggggggggggagcttaatgttcaaaaagagctttttgaacattatcGACATACCTTTACtttttccatgttatgctactttgtacttctactccactacaattcagaggtaaatggtgtacttttactccactacatgtatttaatccctttagttactttacagatctggattaatgatggtaaatataatcagcccttaaatcagactttagttcacctggagtaaatctatggtaaatccagcagctaccctgcagtatacaaagccattcaaactagctgcacctttaccagctctgagaacactttaatgatcaataataatGATCAAGAAAATTCCAGTTCTGttcaaaaagagctttttgaacattaaagcatggagacgtgtcccaggagagacactacatatatacacctgaaaatatCCCCTTGTGAGCTcaaacagatacacacacatggccATGTTCACTGTGTGGCAAATGACAGTGAGTGCcccatttattgtttttcaaacaaGTAAACATACAAGACAGTGACTTTAAAACAATCACATACAAGACATGGTGTCaaccaataaaatataaaatatccttttatatgtatatactgtatacccAAACAAGTGAACATTGCAAGTTTGCAAAAGCTGGAATGCTCAAGAACATcgatatttttaaatatatatattatagatatATAAGGTACATTTCATATACATAGATTCAAAATGGACTTCTCCATCGCTTGATTCTCCATACAGTCCTTTCCTGGCACATTGCACATAACCTCAGGAATCATAAATAACTTAATATCTTGGTCAAGGATGCAGGTCATGGTCTTAACCTGACTAGAAGTTGTAGATCAGTGCAGCCTGGTTTACACCTATACGCTTGATTGTATGATATCTGAGGGACTGGTGCCATCAGCAAAGCTTCTGTTGTGATGGTGCTCCACTGACCCACAACCCCCCCAGAGCTGCAGCTAGAGATGCTCCAAAGTACTGGCCAACAATACATACTGCCTTCCAGTGAGAGAACTCAAAGCTGTGTTGCCTGTGAGGAGCCAAACTCTGCACACCCCTCACCATCTGAAGTGCAACAGAAAGTCAGTGAAGAGCCAAACAGAGAACAAGACATGCTTTCCATGTAGTCAGAAGTCCAACATTTGGTTATCATCTGCAGACCACAAAATCCTTCTCAAGACCAGATGCAGTGCAGGTAATGACTCTGCATCTCACAGCAAGAGAGGCAGTGCCTAAACTTAATGTAGTCTTTAAACGCTTAGTGTGCATGTGTTgcacaaacaatacaaaacctTTCCTATTTGGATTCAGCCATGCTTTTCAGTCTGAATAATGTAAATTGTGTGTTGATACACAGGGCATTTGTTCTTCCTGCTGCACAGAATGGTTGTTACAGGCATACGAGGCATGTGTCGTTTAGTGTGCTGCATTGAAATGGAATTGCCCAACTGGCCAAGTTTGTTTTGCACCGACAGTGTTGGATATccacattgatttttttttactatttgcATGGGAGCATCACTAGCTGCAACCCTGTCACACGTGCAGAACATAAGGCATGACTAAGCAGTTTCTGTTTGACGCTTGTGAAGCCAGGTCCACACTTCAACACTCAAAGTaaaggcagttttttttaaataaatacaggcTATGGTCCCCTCGCTGCCTTGTTTGCTACATCCTACTGAGGTAGACGGATGCATACTGCAGTAGTCCCCTTGCCAACTCCACCCTTCCTGATGAGGCAATATTCAGCTTAACTTAACCAGCAGCAAAACCCTTCGTAGTGCACATCAGCCTAACATGAAGAACTTTGTGGATGTTGCAGCTCTGTAATACTCAAGCTACTGCTCCCATACAGCAACACAATAAATTAGCCATATTGTGCATCATCATTCTTTAAGGACCTAATAATGACAAATCAGTTCAGTAGAGCTGAAAAGGCTGCAAAAATATGGCCGACTATTGCACACATCCATGCTTTGTAACAGACAGAATTGGTCAGCTTTCATGTTGCCTTGCTGGCTGTAACACTTAATTAAATCTCCATACAAATCAGAAACACTGAGTAGTTagtgtttctttgttgttgtactgCAAGGAACAACCAATAGCGGTTTCCAGGCACTCGACTAGGgagcctgcagagaggaagtCCAGCTCCACCTCTATGAACTTTATGTAAATGGCAAAATGTTGGGACGAGTCTTCCCCTGCATCACCACTCTGGTTTGAGACGGCACCGCGGCAGTTCTCCTGCAGGAAACGCGTCACAGCCAAGGGCTCGCCATGGCCGTAGTGTTTGCCAGAGCCCTGGAAGTGCTGGAAGAGACTCTGCTGTATGGTCCTCTCCTCAGCGATGCCCAGGTAGCAGTATGTGACTTTAGCCCCAGTCCTGTAACAGTTCTCTgagcctcctcctccatcagccTGACTCTTCTCTGACTCACTCTGAGGTAGCTCTTCACTGTCACTCTGGGGAAAGGTGTGAGCGGTGTCGTTACAACATGATACCGCCTCATAGCCGATAGCGTACAGTCCATACGCCTTGGGGATGTCCACAGGGAGGAGATAGTGGGACATGTCTCTGCTGCAGCCGGCTGCTCTGGACTGAGACACAGGGATCCACTCCACCTCCATGTGCAGCTCCAGGCAACGCGCCTCGCTGATGGTGATGTCCAGGAACTTGTAGTAGACATTCTTCCAGTTCATTTTCTGGACTTTGGTCATGATGACGCGGCCCTCCGGCTTCTCTGGGTTGAAGTACTCCCGAAGCCTCTTGCCCAGCGGGACCTGCGAGCTGATCTCGGCGTAGTGGTAACGCACATCCTCACGCCAGCGGGTGTTGTAGCCAACGCCGAAGATGGCCAGTTTGTTGGAGAGATGCAGCCGGGAAAACTCGGTCCAGGTCTGGAAGTGCTCCCATTTCAGCTGGACCGACTCCAGGATACGCACCACCGTCTGCATCATGTCCCTCTTTCTGCACAGAACCCAACATACATTATAATGAcgatttacattttataaagaaGCAAACAAGTAGTGACCAGACAAAACTATAACAAAAAAACGTGTTTAAATGTGTTCGCCTGTTCACGGGAGCCTGCCTTTATGCATTAATAGCTCTTCAGATAATACATTTCTTAAACAAAAGAACTACCAAGAAGTTAAGTGGAGATTCTTTaaagtctctgtgtgtgagactgGATAAATTCTGGCTTTGGGTCTCCCTGTGatagtattaaaaaaacactggcAGACAGCACTGCATAAAGTAAAATCCAACCTTATTCCTATTAATATCTTAAAGCTAcgataatatttgttttattgtatgaTTATGAACTAATGCTTTTGGGATACAGGGCCCTGTCCTGTTTTGACTGGCAGAAAGTGCATTCATCCAGAGAAGTCATTAAAAATCATCCGCTTTACTATAGCGTTTTGCAAATCTTTATATCACACATGTTCCATTCGCAAAGACAAAGggctacatttatttgtttgacttaCTGGGTTTGTTCAGACAGCTCTATTTGAATCTGCAGAGCTCTGTTTTTAGGCACCTGGATTTCTTctagagagaaaacaaacagatacaTCCGTTAAAATCAACCGTATTTTCTTCTGCTATCTGTCCTCTCACTGCTAACACTCACCAGTCTCCATGTCCCCCTCCTGGAAGGCAGAGTCCAGCACCTGGTTGCACCAGTCCTCCTGGGAGAAGTCCTCCAGCGTGCTGCCGTCAGACTCCATCTCCTGGTACAGCCCGCTGCTGTTGATCAGCACGGGGGCGCAGCTCTGAGAGTCCCAGCCTCCCTGACCGAACACCTTCTCCAGCTGCTCGATGGTATAGCTGCTCTTCCTCTTGCCGATGCCGTGCTCCTTCACACGGCTGTAGCAGCGCCGCAGCGTCTGTATGGGGAGGGGGCTCTTATAGTGACTTTGTTGGATTCAGCACTATGCTGACAACAGAGGTGCAAAGTacctaagtacatttactcaagtgctgtacaattttgaggtacttgtactttacttgagtatttccattttatgctattccactacaatttagagataaatggtgtacttttactccactacatgtatttaatccctttagttactttacagatctggatgaatgatggtaaatataatcagcccttaaatcagactttagttcacctgcagtaaatccagcagctaccctgcagtatacaaagccattcaaactagctgcaactttaccagctctgagaacactttaatgatcaataattataaaacatatcagagatattattctgaaatggaccaatcaaacaatgactacttttactgtcgctactttaagtacatttagatgagagtactttctactttcactggaggaacatttagaatacttttactgtgacagagtattcctacactctggtacttctactttactcaagtacaagatctgagtacttctactttactcaagtacaagaccttagtacttctacttttactcaagtaaaagacctgagtacttctactttactcaagtacaagatctgagtacttctactttactcaagtacaagaccttagtacttctacttttactcaagtaaaagacctgagtatttctacttttactcaagtacaagatctgagtacttgtcccACCTCTGGCTGAGCAACAGACACTGTAGCAGTGAAGTTTTTTGCTCTCTATTAGAAACTTATATAATGTATTCAGTAACAATAAGAGTAATGTCAAGGTGTGTATAGTGTCTGCCTTGGTGCTgcagcagatgtgtgtgtgaaaactaGGTCACACTgggttgaaaaagaaaatgtatgtgtgttaagACAGCAGTATGTGCATGCCTCATGTTGACAAGCCTGACACTATTCTGAAAACAGTTAGAACACATGTTGACTACATGTTGACTACAGCAGACTTAGACAAAGTCGAGTACAGGGGGTTTGCATCGCTCTGCAAAGGTGAAATAGAGGGACTGGACCTGTTACAGTATAAGAGGCAAGCTCAGTCTTTGTCTGGTCATTCAATGGTGCCGTTTATTTAGAAATCTTGTATATTTGTCTGTTTAAtagtcagaatatgtctttacactGGATATAAGACATACCATAATGCAgaaacaatgcagtgagatatagAGTCTTGTTTTTAGACAATGCATCTTAAGTATCTTTTTACGTCAAGACTCTTGAAGCATCTTATTTTTAGTTGAATCTCTGATGAaacaagctttttttaaacatttgtcaGGAAACAGAACACTTTTGAGCAGTTCTGGCTTATTTTGTAACCCACCATTCCCTGATCCTGGTCTAATATAGTTCACAATAAGTTTTCCCAGCTAATTACAAGATCTCATTTATCTAGATATCCCATCTTATTTCCAGAAATCTTACCAGGCTAATTTTACTTGTTCTAttggaatattttttaaacttattacaaaggaaaacacattgtttttcttattattttacttgATTTCGGAGCAgcattttttacagtgtggtaaGGGGTCGGTTTTCAAAGACTTTTCCACCACTAACAATATCACCTATGCTAGTTGCCTGGTTACTAACACCAATGAGCTTTCATGTGTCTGGCTATGGACGTTTTAAGTTAGGATGCATCAAACTGATCTGTCGGATCAGTGATGGCACCGACCCCGAGATAGACCTCACTGAGCAGAGGCAGGATCAGCAGGTCATCAACACTCCACTTTCATAGGCTACAACTGTATCTCGTAACGCTGCTGTAAGTCAGCACTTCCTGTATGTGCTGCACAATGACTGCCCCATTTAATGTGAAGGCAGTGGTACACCTTTGCTGTGAATGTTAACAGtgagctaacattagctaagATTGACTCAAGATCACGCAAACAGGAAGTTGTTTGCGAGGTGGAAGTTACCTCTATTTTATGACATgtttaacaataataaccagACTGCAATTCAGTACAGCTGCAGCCTCATGTTTAATCGCAGAACAATAATGTTCATGAAGCGaagcatatacagtggggagaacaagtatttgatacagtgctgattttgcaggttctcccacttacaaagcatgtagaggtctgtaatttttatcataggtactcttcaactgtgagagatggaatctaaaactaaaatccagaaaatcacattgtatgatttttaaataatttgtattttattgcatgacataattatttgatcacctaccaaccagtaataattccggctctcacagacctgttaggtgtttctttaagaagccctcctgttctccactcattacttgtattaactgcacctgtttgaacttgttacctgtataaaagacacctctccacacactcaatcaaacagactccaacctctccacaatggccaagaccagagagctgtgtaaggaccTCAGGGATAAAgttgtagacctgcacaaggctgggatgggctacaggacaataggcaagcagcttggtgagagggcaacaactgttggtgcaatcattagaaaatggaagaagtccaAGATGGCGGTCAATCTCCCTCAGTCTGGGGCTtcatgcaagatctcacctcgtggggcatcaatgatcatgaggaaggtgaggtatcagcccagaactacacggcaggacctggtcaatgacctgaagagagctgggaccacagtctcaaagaaaaccattattAACACACTACACCGTCAGGAttaacaacctccttccctcagtaagagcaatGAAGATGGATTGTGGCTGGGTCtcccagcatgacaacgacccaaaacacacagccaaggcaactaaggagtggctccgtaagaagcatctcaaagtcctggagtggcctagccagtctccagacctgaacccaatacaaaatctttggaggtagctgaaagtccgtattgcccagcgacagccccgaaacctgaaggatctggagaagatctgtatggagtagtgggccaaaatccctgctgcagtgtgtgcaaacctggtcaggaactacaggaaacgtctgatctctgtaattgcaaacaaaggtttctgtaccaaatattaagtggttttttttatgtatcaaatacttatgtcatgcaataaaatgcaaattaattacttaaaaatcatacgatgtgattttctggattttgtttaggttccgtctctcacagttgaagagtacctatgataaaaattacagacctctacatgctttgtaagtgggagaacctgcaaaatcggcagtgtatcaaatacttgttctccccactgtatgtgggAAAAAGGGGGGCAATGGTATTAGATCAGTACTAAGTGTTAGGGTGTTTTTTCACTTTAGAATGAAGCATTGTGTCTGAAGTGCTGGGAGTAtgttatgtaaataataataaaaataaacatatctCAATTGTGTTGCTCCTTATTGCTGGGAATCTGTTGAAATTGTCATCTAAAATATTATTGTGcttaaaagtaaatattattGCATGTGTTGACATCTAGGCTAATGCAATGGGGGCAAAAGCATAAAAATGTCACATGAATATGAAGTACTGACCCAAACCAGGCTGTCCTTTCTGATTTAAAAATTTGATCTGATCAGGCTTGTTTTTCTGGCCGATACATGCAGGGAGGAGAATGGATGCATTACAGTGCATGGCCATTACTGTATAATAAGACAGCatgttttaaaggctgcatgtTGGTGGGGATACTTGATTCTTCAGTGGTGGGCTGTTTCCCAATGTGAAGGTGAGTTCTGCTGCATGTCAACAAGCTGTACCTGGACTgatgtaccccccccccccccgccatcAGCTGCATGACAGTGCTGTCAGAGCCTGCAGCTCACTAACAGGTCCTGATGGTGGAAGATTGACATGTACGGTGTGTCCTCATAACCTCATTTACCTTCATCCTCTCCCGGCACTGGGACGGAGTCCTCTCATAGCCCAGCTCCGCCAGGGCTCTGGACACCCGCTCATACATGGCAGGACCGGGGGCCTTCCCGGAGAACACCGTGCCCGCGACCTCCAGCTGCTGCATCCTCGCCTCCGTCAGCCTCTCGTTGCCCCACACCGCGATGAGGGCGTTAGTCTCGGAAGGGGTCCACGACATCCCCCGGCAAGCCGTGAAGCTGTTGGAGGATGAGGCCGCCGTCCGGCCCGCCGACCCCGACCCCACGTTCAGAGGCGAAAAGCGGTTCGGGGTGGAGGGGCTGGAATGGTACTGGTTACTGTCACTCAGATCCTCCGACTCGGGGGATGGCACCTCGGTTTTCAGTATCTTTAACGGCGTCGATATCTCGGGAGAGTGCTCCGCGGTACTGGACGCCGCCATGTTTCCTCTGTTGctagggggagggggggaggggatggGAGGCGGGTGACGCTCGGGTCTTTACGCTACAAGGCGAGGAGAAAAATACGGCGCGGATCCTGAGAGAGGTCCAGAGAGGGATCCTGGAAGAGGTTCACTTTAAggccaacaaacaaacaaacaaacaaaagaaaagaaacccAAAACAAACATACTAGCAAacaaccagaggtggaagaagtattcagatgctttactcgagtaaaagttCCAATACATAAGTCCTGCCTTCAAAATCTTGCTGAAGTAAAAGTCCAAATGTAttgcaaaatgtacatttataaaaagtaaaaccagTCGAAAAATtgcctttatgtgtgtgtgtgtgtgtgtgtgtgtgtgtgtgtgtgtgtatataactacatatatataaatatatgatatttcTGAATAACATTGTTGCAGCAAGTAGAATTTTACTGTTGTAGACAAACACAGTTCTGATtgtctttttgtaaaatatttaaataatttcactCTTTAGTGACTTCTTTTAACTAGTGCCCACTAGTTCATTTTTACAGATGCATTAGTagaaatatcagaatcagaaacaggtttaatGCCAAGTAAGttataacatacagtatgaggaATTTGTCTTGGTTTACATTGGATAAACTGAGCTTTATTGTCCGGTGAGTCACCACAGTGCAGTGAATGAGACCTTTCATTGGATTTCTGTGTGTAATTGGTCATTTGACGGCTCAATTGATGGGTTGTGTCATTGTTTACTTCATCTTTTTCATCATAAAGTTTGACTGAACTCCCTCAGGGACTACGATCATTCCAGCCTACTCTGCCATCTGtccagtgtgcatgtgtgtgtgtgtgtgtgtgtgtgtgtgtgtgtgtgtgtgtgtgtgtgtgtgtgtgtgtgtgtgtgtgtgtgtgtgtgtgtgtgtgtgtatgtgtgtgtgtgtgtgtgtgtgtgtgtgtgtgtgtgtgtgtgtgtgtgtgtgtgtgtgtgtgtgtgtgtttgtgtgtgtcttaataTATcgacaataatatatttttgggaCTTGGTCTACACATTAGCTGTCCAATATAGGTCAAAGATAGGAAAGAGTGGACAGTCTAACCTTTAGATGTCAAGTCTGCAGCTGTCAATAAGTTGTCATGTCGGCTGTCAGGAGGAGATGAGCCTGAAACtccaaatgaaatgttgattgaAATGAATTCAAAATGATGGTGATGCTATATGTTGTTCTCAGTGAGCCAAAAAGTTGCACTCGGTTACATGTTCCTACCTCGCCATGATCACACACTAGTTTATTTATCTAAATCCTGCATGCATCGTCCTGCACTCTCCTGTCAGGCTGTCAttaagatgtgtttttgatCTGTAATTACCTAATGTTAACTTAATTATCTGGGATCTCAAAGACAATAGTGAACATGATGGAAAATGTGCCTTGCCTAAATTTGCcactgacacatttaaaatcagtAAGGTCTAGTCTTCGTGGCCTCATTTGCGTTTTAATATTCCTGAAAGCACATCTGAACAAAATAGTGAGGATCTGTGTTAATCTATGTAGCATCTAGAGTCAGCCATTATAATCTGGGCACATGTCCTGACATAATTTAAAGTTAATGAGATGCACATTCAGGATACTGGTTTCAGCTTTCAGTACCGCCAGCTTTAGTGCTGCCTCATGAATTTGAAGTTTGAGAATATTGGTTGTGATTATAGTCCTGTGTGTATCATTAGAGAGATTTTTCTAACTGTAATTGACTGCTGAGAGACAGGCGATCAGTTGGAACAAAAATAATACCAATGTTCTGATTGCTGATTGCTTTAGGTGTATTCttaagtgttttgttgttttatttcaaatatgagGGGCCTGCTTCTGTCTGGAACTGGACATTTGTAATGCAGTCTTCAATGTCATTGACCTCTGAGAACGTgctataattataataaaataatgtcttttaGCTAAGATAAAACAAACCTTGTTCTTATTCATAAGTTGAATTCTAGACATATGAAAGGAGGTCTAAAAATGAACCTTTGTATTGCTGAAGGCTGGGGATTTATTATGCCATCCGTCATgtgatggatttatttttgtcttcatGCTCATCTTTGATTGGGCCGCATCTGCTCCCCATGAGCCTCAGTATTAATGACAGCGCCAGGAATGCCCtcaagtgttttcatttaagcGTATCTGAGTGAAGTCCTACTTATGGCTCCAAACTCATTACTTTACATGAAAGTGACACACTGATTTGAAGTTAAAGTGAGGCCTGTCAGCCTAAATTTAATGGTATGTTCACCCATATTGTGATCAGGTAGCACCTGCATGTCTCATTTAACCGATTCATTGAAAAAGCATTTGATACAGCAACATATTCTCAAGCATAATAGTTTCAATGTGAAATGAGCTCTAAACGGTGGCAGTCAAACATGCTATATTCATGTAAAATGAATATAGCTAAATACTCATACATCTCTTTTTCAAGTGTGCCTCTCAGCCGTTTGGCATTTCAATGTGTCTCAGCTCAGTCTGCACTTggaaatgaattaaacatgaaatgctGGGCATGACAACTATCTAAAGGTTCTCAGATATCCATGCTTTAAGCTAGCTTTACTGACTGCTTTCAAAGCACCCAGACAAACTGATTCTATCATGTTCATTGAATGCAATGTGATAAAGAAATGACTTTAAAAGGGGCCTACTGAATTTTTAGTAAGTGGACAGATTGCAcactttgatttattgatttactGATTGACTTCCCAACATCATCTGCAAGCTATCTTGGCCTTGCAGTCCGAAATACTCTGAATCCGAATCATCACCTTAAACATCCGTCCAGCAtcaaaataaagctgtaaaAATAACTTACATTGAACAAACCTAAATCCATATTCAgccatataaacacacacacacacacaccccccccacacacacacacacaccccacacccccccgccccccccccccccaccacacacacacacacacacacacacacacacacacacacacacacacacacacactttatccaTAAGGTCTTTGAGAATGAGCCATGAGTTTTAGAGAAGGGTTTTCTCATCACATCTCTGCTATGTCATTTTATCATCACAGCTCCTATTGGATCGTGAGATAGGTGTGAAATCACCATTACGTTGACTGCTTCCTTGATACTGATTGCTGTAGACGTGTCCTCTTCAGCAAACCGGGATAAGGAGAGGGAGCAGTCATGGTGGAAATCAAGTCTCTGATCGCTGCCCTTTTTAAGGAGCAGACAGGAAATCACCCCGTAAGAAGAaatcagaaaagaaagaaagcagtgttgtgtttttgaactttttactgtatatgtaaCTTCATATTTCATTAACGACTGATAAAACTAGCACGTTTCTTACATAATTGGCGTACCTTGGTGGCCTTTACAGGTTTATAACCTTGCTGGATTTCAATCAGGTACCTTTTTATTGTAATGTGAACCTTAATACTGAcctttctttcatctttttagGGTTTGATTAGTTCCATAACTGCACTGGTACACGCTGGCTTCAGGAAATAGTCATAGGCCTGTACACTAAGTTCACGCTTTTTCAAACTGGGCCACTAGCTCAGTCTTTGGGGACTTACCTCGGGAACCGAAGGGTTTCCGGTTCGAATCCCGATCGGTTCAAAAATACGGAGTGTTGACTGGTAGCAGGAGAATTGCCAGTACAGCTCCTGGGCACTGCtgaggtgtccttgagcaaagCAACTATCTTCTAACTGCTCCCTGGTGCTGACAAACCTGCTGTCTCTTTGCTCTGACACGGCTCCATAACTAAACGCgtttgcatatttgtatttagacTGCGTATAggtctttgcatgtgtgtattgtACTGTGTATGACAAAATCATTTACcaaactgggatcaataaaatcttatcttatcttatagtAACAGAGTGAACAAGGGAATTCCCCCTTGGGGATAAATAAAGGgtactcttcttcttcttcttcttcttcttcttcaacaACCTCATTGCTCTTTTTAAATAGATAGTTTAAGTGCtggtttttcattttgatatacTTTTATTGTATATTCAACTAAATTAAACTACTTTGTGGCAAGTTATTTATCGAAAGGACAACTTGATTATCAAAATACTCTTCTATAATTACTTTCTGATTACTGTACTACTCTTTAGCACATGGGAGTTCAGTACTGACACAACATGCA
This Eleginops maclovinus isolate JMC-PN-2008 ecotype Puerto Natales chromosome 11, JC_Emac_rtc_rv5, whole genome shotgun sequence DNA region includes the following protein-coding sequences:
- the LOC134872346 gene encoding myb/SANT-like DNA-binding domain-containing protein 2, whose product is MAASSTAEHSPEISTPLKILKTEVPSPESEDLSDSNQYHSSPSTPNRFSPLNVGSGSAGRTAASSSNSFTACRGMSWTPSETNALIAVWGNERLTEARMQQLEVAGTVFSGKAPGPAMYERVSRALAELGYERTPSQCRERMKTLRRCYSRVKEHGIGKRKSSYTIEQLEKVFGQGGWDSQSCAPVLINSSGLYQEMESDGSTLEDFSQEDWCNQVLDSAFQEGDMETEEIQVPKNRALQIQIELSEQTQKRDMMQTVVRILESVQLKWEHFQTWTEFSRLHLSNKLAIFGVGYNTRWREDVRYHYAEISSQVPLGKRLREYFNPEKPEGRVIMTKVQKMNWKNVYYKFLDITISEARCLELHMEVEWIPVSQSRAAGCSRDMSHYLLPVDIPKAYGLYAIGYEAVSCCNDTAHTFPQSDSEELPQSESEKSQADGGGGSENCYRTGAKVTYCYLGIAEERTIQQSLFQHFQGSGKHYGHGEPLAVTRFLQENCRGAVSNQSGDAGEDSSQHFAIYIKFIEVELDFLSAGSLVECLETAIGCSLQYNNKETLTTQCF